The genomic stretch TCACGTGCAGACGACGCGCTGACCCCAGCGCAGAAGTTCTCCGTCATCCGCCGCGCCAGCTTCAGCATGCTTCGCTTCCCCTCTTGGGTTATGACTGCACCGAAAGCAGCGCATTATTATCATAATTATATCTATAGATAATTTTACATCTGGTGAAAAAGTACTTATTAGTATATATATCCCTTGATAATCTTGCATTGACATCGCCACCGCTTTCATGCATGAACAATGCAGATACTATTGAACTAACAAATGTTTACTCTGTATACGTAAGCAGTCCTTTACAGGCTGTACATGATGGAAGATAGCAACGAAAGGTTCAGACTTTCCTGTACCTGACGAGTCATTTGCTGAAACTGTATCAGGGGACATGAGTATGGCCAGGCATTCACACTGGCGCTGCAGCATTGCGAGCCACCGCCTGGCCCCAAAGGCCAGCCCGGACCGGAGAAGTGGTCTATAGAGCTGGTGTACTGATGCCTCATCGTATTCCGTATGCTCGACCCATGTGACCTACAGGGTAAATGCATCCGTTAGTCCATAAATGCACGCCCACATGCAATTGTCCACAAGGGGGCTCTCTGCAGAGCAATATACAGCACTTATGTGGGAACACTGTAGAGATCGCAGTCGTCTTTGTAACTTCTGAAGGTTTTTTTTTCACGGTGGGTCATATGGGTAAAGACTTGAGGAAAACAAAGGGGCTGTTTGCCCCTTAAGCAGTCTCGAGATGCGAAACCACATGAACTTGTGACCGTTACCTGTGCCTTGATTTAGATAAGAGCAGATCCAGAGTGATAATATAATCAAGATTTCATTGCACATGGATCAGATAACAAGTTTAATTAGCATAAATCTGACAAGCGTTTTTGTACACTGTCCCAACTCCTAGCTTCCGTACGAAAATACAAACCAGTCCTAGAAAGCTCCCACAGGGCTCTTCAAATAACCCATATAGGTCCATATCTACTGATGCGCATCATAAAGAAGGAACGCAATTAGTTTAACTTAATTAGACAATAACATTTCAAAATAAAACCTCCAAAAATCACAAAGTCACTTTTCTTTCAGCAGTGTCTGGCATAAAAttctactctctccatcccaaattactaagtcattccaaaaatcttcgagagtcaaaccatctcaagtttgaccaaatttatatagataataatatttatggtgtcaaTTTAGTATCATTACATTGTTCATTAATTATACTTTCATATtatacctatttgatgttataaatttTTGTATTCTCTCTAAAATTTTGATCAaagttgagatgctttgactctccgacATTCTTAAAATGActgacaatttggaatggaggaagtATATCATATCTTTATATTAATTCCGTCATCAGTGGCCCAGATCAAGATCATGTCAAGACTCGTGCAAAACCCGAGGACACAAATATTGACATCTTTTAAACCCCGATACATGAGCCCATGGTCCAATGTTCAACATACAAGCAGGGACAGATTGATTAAATTGCGGACAAGAAGTTACCCAAGGTGCTCCAACCGAGGGGTGGAAGCATCTAATCCCCTATAAAAAGCCAGTGTTGCGACTAAAAAAGCCCAAGGAAACATGCTTGGGGAATAGTGTTGGATCCATGAAACACTAGACTATCCTAAACAAATCGTTTAGCCTACCTCATCGTTGACTAAGCAGTTTGTTTATTTGGGTTGTGGGCTCATGACCCGAATTAAACTATTAGCCCTTGACTTGTGAACACTATGCTGCATGGGCATCACCAAATCACACCATTAGATTAATAGGGCACTATAAAAGAGACGTTGTACGTAGTCCCAAGTTCTGAGAGTGAGGTCGGTGTGGAGAGGTAGTGGAGAAGAAGTGGAATTCATGGTTAGTACTAAGCTCTGAGGAGTAAGCTCTGACCGGTTACTTGATGTAAAAGTTCAGAAACTTTACAGAGTAACAGTCACGTTAACTCGATTAGCCCCACACTAGCTCCTACGAAGTAGGTGGTCCAAAGAGTCCCATTTTACACTACCCCATCTCGACATGCGAACACTACAGACAGAAACgaagtaaatggattttggttgCTAGTACCTTGCAATAGCCATTGGGAGTGTCTTGCATCACACAGCCAGAAGGCAACCTCCTGCACCTTATATTTCCGGCGTTGGATGCTGTTGCAGAGTTCTGATCTCTCACCAATCCATCGATGGACACGTCCACTACTGCCCATGCACCCTCAGCCAGCTGCTTGCAAAACCTGAGAAATGTGACCTCCCTGATGGGCACTAGAGGTGAGAGCACTTGTAGCTCAGCCTTCATCTGTTGCACCAAAGCAAATGCAAATTGAATTTAGGAAGTATTCAGGAGCATTGCAGTCACTGGCCACTATAATACATGTTCATATGATCAAGCCCAAGGAGGGAGCTGTTTGGCACTCACCAGCAGCAGCCCACCATTTCTACTTCCTGCAATGCCGGATGTCACCTCCTCTAGGACTGTGGCCTTAGCAATCATGCATGAGAACATGTCAGACCACCGTCTCTGCAACAAGGATGGCCAAGCAATGCCATATAACATCAGCAAAAGTCATGGTATAAGCAGCAATGGGTCAATGGTGATGAACTGAAGTTGCAAAACATGAGCACAAACCTCGTCCATCAGGGTCTCAACAAGGGCAAGGCTGTTATCAAAAATGACGAGGCCAGACTCCCTAGAGGCCTCGGACACATAGCCCACAGGCTTCACGCCGACGCACGGAAGGAACGAGTGGGCATACTCCTCAAAGTTGAGCAACTCCTTGTTGGGAGAGCCATTGAGGCTGGGAAGCCACAAAGGCTCGTCAATCTGTGCCAGCTTAACAAGTTCATCCATGGCGCTGATCGCAAGCTCCAACAGCATGGACCTGTCGATGCCCACCATAGGCGGTGGAGCAGATCCGGTCGTCCGTGCAGGCGTGATCACCGTGCCCAATGGGCTAGACACGCCCCCAGCAAAGTCGCCCATGGAACCAGGCATGGTAGCAGCAGACGGGATAGACCCTAGACCCCGGAGACCGCCGCCGACCGCCAGCTCCAGCGACGAGCTCGGCATGGGCAGCGACAGGTTCGGCTGCAGCATGGTCCCGGCCGAGAGGATGGACATGGGCTTGCCGAGGAACTTGGTGGCGAGGGCGTAGACGCGGCTGAGCTCGTCCTTGAGCCGCGCATTCTCGATGCACAGGTGCTGCTCCTCCAACGACACCTCCCCAAGCATGGCGGGGCTCCCGCAGCTGCCGCACATCGGGCTGCGCATGGCCTCCCGGATCGCCATGTTCTCGGCGCGCAGCTTGTCGTTCTCCTGCTTGAGAAGCGCGTTCTCGTGCCGCTCCAGTTGCGTCTTTGGCAGGCGAAATCACCGCACGGAAACggaagagatatatatataccatgTCAGGAAACGGACTGAAATCGGGGAAAAGAAATGGTACGATCGGTGGATGGATGACGAGAGACAGTGAGTCCGTCCGTCCGTTCACCTTCATCTGCGTGCGGCGGTTCTGGAACCAGAACTTGACCTGGCGCGGGTCGAGGCCAAGCCTCTTGCTGAGCTCGCCACGCTGCTTCTCGTCCGGGTGAGGGCACTCCTTGAACAGCCTGCACACGCGAACGCAACGCGCGCAGCACGATCCATCCATGCATTAGAGGACAAGAAACGAAACGAAACGAAACGAAACGATGCGAAATGGCATGGCACTATGGCGATTGGCGAGAAGGGGGCCGGTGTGCGCGCGTGCTTACGCTTCGAGCTCCTGGATCTGCTGCGGCGTGTGGCGGTGGTAGCGCTTCTTGCGCTTGCGCGGGTTGCCTGGCTCggcgtcgtcctcgtcctcggcgCCGCCAGCGGACATGGCGTCCAGGTGGTCGCTCCCGGACCGGCTGTCgttctcggcgtcggcgtcccTCCCCATCATCATCCCGCCGCCGTccgccgcggcgccggcgccggcgcccccAGGGAGCATCCGTCCCaccatgccgccgccgccggcgttgTCCTGCGTGAGACATACAATACAACGCCACATTTCATTTCGTTTCGTTTCGTTTCGTTTCGTTTCGTTCATTCGTTCATCAGGGAAAAGGAAACTCAAATCAAATCACTCGAAGGTGAAGTTGGAATGGAAGGAGGAAGGAGTGAGGAGGAGGCAGGCAGGCGCGTACCAGGCCGAGGGAGAGCGCCGGCGAGGACGAGAAGCCTGTCGAGAACGGGAACTGcatccctccgccgccgccgccgccggccccgCCGTCGAATAGGCTCCCGAAGCTCATGTCGCTCCTCCTCCTACGCTAGCAGGAGAGCACCGGATCCGCGCGCCGTCGACTCCTCGGTGGAATCCTAGCCGCTGCTCATAAGGGTAGTAGTGAAGTGACGACTGATGAGACGAGAGGAGCGAGGAGACGGGAAGGCGTCCGTCCGGCCCGGCACGCGCCCGCGCCGCGCGTGAGTCTAGAGTGTGAGATGGAGCTGCTGAGGTCcgcaaaatcccaaaccctcctccacggcgggcgggcgggcgggcggaggcaggcagggagagagggagggagggatagcgaggcgaggcgaggcgaggcggaATTGATGGTTGATTAAAGAAAGGAACGGGGAGGCCGGGAGGGTCAAAATAGCAGCAAGTGGAGGTGGAGGGGGAGGTGAGGAGACGACGAGGCGGGCGCGGGCGGAGGGAGGAGTCGTCTAGCCAAGGAAGAGTCCCGTCGTCCGTCGTGCGTGGTGTGGACGCATGAAAAGGCTCGGGGGTGGATGGGAATGGGATGATGCGGGTGGAGACGGCGCTGACGCCCTCCTCGCTGCTGCTGATGCGCGCAGGAAAAGAGAGAGCGAGagggccggggccggggccggggtcGGGGTCGGGGCCGGGCAGGCAGGCAGCGCAGTCAAAGGGGGCGGGCCGCTTGTTTTGTTGCCTTGTTTGCCGTCGCCGACCCCCGTGGTGGGAGGATGGGGtcggggggtgggggggggggggccgtGTGATCTGGATCCGACGGGGGGGTTTGGTGCGGCGATTCAATGCCaagccatgccatgccatgccattgCCAGGCATCCGGGGCGGGGGAACGGAACACGGGGCCGTTGGGGCCGCTGACCCAGGGAGTGAATGCTGACGAGGTGGTGGACCGATCGAGCTGTGCCGTGTGCGCGGCAGGTGGGGACCCCCTGGTCGCCTGGCAGAGGGCGTTATCACACGAATATTGACGCGTTTGGTGAGAGAGGGTACGTACACCGTCGGCGTCTCGGCTCCGCTGGATGGACCGGCCGGGCCGCCGCCGCTGGATGCATGGGTGCGGCGCGGCGCCCGCTCAGCAGCAGCAGGTCCGCCTCACGACCAGCTCGGCCTATTCaatggcctcctcctcctcctcctcctcttcctgccATCCTGTTGTGCTGTGTGGGCAAGCATAGTACCTCGCCATGCCTGTTTTTGGAGAAGTCTTAATGCCATCGGGCTGGCTGGCCCTTCCTTCTGTTGTCATTATCAACGCACACAAGTCACAAGAGGGGCTCAGCTCGGTCAAGAAAGAGGTGACGGAGATGTGGAGGTGCACTCGCTAACCACGGTCGTCGTTCTACTTACAGTTCTCGTTATCATTTTCCCGCGTGGTTGGATCGGAAAATGCATGGGCGCCACATGCGCATTTTCACATAAATGTCCCGGCCGTCTAGGCATACTAGCGTCCAACCGTCGAGGACATGGGATGGATATGACCTTCAGTATGCATGGCAGCGTGTGTGCGTGAGCCCATCGAGTTGATTATGTTCCATGtacaccatgcatgcatgttctaAGCGCGTGTGTGTTGTATGAGGTAGACGTGGTCTCTGTCATCaatattgaggccttgtttagttcgcaaaaattttcgttttttgctacggtagcactttcgtttttatttgacaaacattatccaatcacggagtaactagactcaaaagattcatctcacaaattataggtaaactgtgcaattagtttttattcatctatatttaatactctatgcatgtgaccaaagattcgttgtgacggagaatcttgaaaaaaaaacaaggccTGGAAAC from Sorghum bicolor cultivar BTx623 chromosome 3, Sorghum_bicolor_NCBIv3, whole genome shotgun sequence encodes the following:
- the LOC8079064 gene encoding homeobox-leucine zipper protein ROC5, encoding MSFGSLFDGGAGGGGGGGMQFPFSTGFSSSPALSLGLDNAGGGGMVGRMLPGGAGAGAAADGGGMMMGRDADAENDSRSGSDHLDAMSAGGAEDEDDAEPGNPRKRKKRYHRHTPQQIQELEALFKECPHPDEKQRGELSKRLGLDPRQVKFWFQNRRTQMKTQLERHENALLKQENDKLRAENMAIREAMRSPMCGSCGSPAMLGEVSLEEQHLCIENARLKDELSRVYALATKFLGKPMSILSAGTMLQPNLSLPMPSSSLELAVGGGLRGLGSIPSAATMPGSMGDFAGGVSSPLGTVITPARTTGSAPPPMVGIDRSMLLELAISAMDELVKLAQIDEPLWLPSLNGSPNKELLNFEEYAHSFLPCVGVKPVGYVSEASRESGLVIFDNSLALVETLMDERRWSDMFSCMIAKATVLEEVTSGIAGSRNGGLLLMKAELQVLSPLVPIREVTFLRFCKQLAEGAWAVVDVSIDGLVRDQNSATASNAGNIRCRRLPSGCVMQDTPNGYCKVTWVEHTEYDEASVHQLYRPLLRSGLAFGARRWLAMLQRQCECLAILMSPDTVSANDSSVITQEGKRSMLKLARRMTENFCAGVSASSAREWSKLDGAAGSIGEDVRVMARKSVDEPGEPPGVVLSAATSVWVPVAPEKLFNFLRDEQLRAEWDILSNGGPMQEMANIAKGQEHGNSVSLLRASAMSANQSSMLILQETCTDASGSMVVYAPVDIPAMQLVMNGGDSTYVALLPSGFAILPDGPSGVGAEHKTGGSLLTVAFQILVNSQPTAKLTVESVETVNNLISCTIKKIKTALQCDA